A stretch of Oryza brachyantha chromosome 4, ObraRS2, whole genome shotgun sequence DNA encodes these proteins:
- the LOC102705249 gene encoding protein ALP1-like isoform X1 — MKAGSITMDERKQLYLQYFFNYYYQYCIWKRRLLVAIAICLASYSYLVDMRKKQREGVTYSPMLLRDVERNARLNCLFNGTEANCVSELRMRKAIFHRLCGHLRSCGLLVDTLHVTVEEQVAMFMHVVGHKWSNRFVGFEFYQSGETVSRYFNAVLDSLVSISKELIYLRSTETHPKITSSPGRFHPYFEGCIGALDGTHVPVCVPAHMQNRFWGRKSSPTQNVLAAVDFDLRFIYVLAGWEGLAHDSHVLQDALSRPSGLKIPEGKFFLADAGYAARPGILPPYCGVRYHLKEYKDARQPENDKELFNLHLVP, encoded by the exons ATGAAAGCAGGTTCCATCACG atGGACGAAAGGAAGCAACTATATTTACAGTATTTCTTCAACTACTACTACCAATACTGCATATGGAAGAGAAGGTTGCTAGTTGCTATTGCTATATGCCTAGCTAGTTACTCATATTTGGTTGACATGAGAAAAAAGCAGCGGGAAGGTGTAACATATTCACCAATGCTTCTTAGAGATGTGGAGCGAAATGCACGGttaaattgtttatttaatggTACCGAGGCTAATTGTGTTTCCGAGCTCCGCATGCGAAAAGCCATTTTTCATAGGCTTTGTGGGCATCTCAGATCATGTGGTCTTTTAGTAGACACCCTGCATGTGACAGTGGAAGAACAAGTTGcaatgttcatgcatgtagtgggACACAAATGGTCTAATAGATTTGTTGGTTTTGAGTTTTATCAATCGGGTGAAACAGTTAGTAGGTACTTCAATGCTGTTCTGGATTCACTTGTTTCAATATCTAAAGAACTAATATACCTCAGAAGCACTGAAACCCATCCAAAGATTACAAGTAGCCCAGGAAGATTCCACCCGTATTTTGAG gGATGCATAGGAGCGTTGGATGGTACTCATGTACCAGTATGTGTCCCTGCACATATGCAGAATAGATTTTGGGGTAGAAAGTCCAGTCCCACTCAAAATGTCCTTGCGGctgttgattttgatttgcGGTTTATCTATGTCCTTGCTGGTTGGGAGGGATTAGCCCATGATTCACATGTGCTTCAAGATGCTCTAAGCCGCCCTAGTGGACTAAAAATACCAGAAg GAAAATTTTTCCTCGCTGATGCTGGATATGCAGCAAGACCTGGTATACTACCCCCATACTGCGGTGTTCGTTATCACCTTAAAGAATACAAAGATGCTAGGCAACCTGAAAATGATAAAGAATTGTTCAACCTGCATTTGGTACCCTGA
- the LOC107303423 gene encoding quinone-oxidoreductase QR1, chloroplastic-like codes for MAAAGGTPATMRAVQYSGYGAGAGALKHVKIPVPSVKKHEVLIKVEAASINPVDWIIQKGMLRPFLPKFPFIPASDVAGEIVQVGSGVHELKVGDKVLCRLNFWKGGGLAEYVAAPESLTAVRPAGVSAADAAGLPIAGLTALRALLSIGTKFDGTGTGANVLVTAASGGVGTYAVQLAKLGGHHVTATCGARNMDLVRSLGADVVIDYKTPEGAALSTSSPTGEKYDYIINTAVTVDWSAMKPALRSHGRAVDITPNPRNYVAAALTMFARKKIAMMALVSLGKAELRFLMELVGEGRLATVVDSRHPLEKAAEAWEKSMGGHATGKIIVEM; via the exons ATGGCGGCTGCCGGCGGGACGCCGGCGACCATGCGCGCGGTGCAGTACAGCGGctacggcgccggcgccggcgccctcaAG CATGTGAAAATCCCTGTTCCTTCAGTGAAGAAACATGAAGTTCTTATTAAGGTCGAAGCTGCAAGCATTAACCCTGTTGACTGGATTATTCAGAAAGGGATGCTACGCCCGTTTCTTCCCAAGTTTCCATTTATTCCAG CAAGTGATGTTGCCGGGGAGATCGTTCAGGTTGGTTCTGGAGTACATGAGCTCAAAGTCGGTGACAAAGTTTTGTGCAGACTAAATTTTTGG AAAGGAGGCGGCCTCGCCGAGTACGTCGCGGCGCCCGAGAGCCTCACCGCCGTTCGCCCCGCCGGAGtttccgccgccgacgccgcggggCTGCCCATCGCCGGCCTCACGGCTCTCCGGGCCCTGCTCTCCATCGGGACCAAGTTTGACGGCACAGGAACCGGCGCCAACGTGCTGGTGAccgcggcgtccggcggcgtcggcacTTACGCCGTCCAGCTCGCCAAGCTCGGCGGCCACCACGTCACCGCCACCTGCGGCGCGCGCAACATGGACCTCGTCCGCAGCCTCGGCGCCGACGTGGTCATCGACTACAAGACGCCGGAGGGCGCCGCCCTGTCCACGAGCTCGCCCACCGGCGAGAAGTACGACTACATCATCAACACCGCCGTGACCGTCGACTGGTCGGCGATGAAGCCGGCGCTGCGCAGCCACGGGAGGGCGGTGGACATCACGCCCAACCCGCGGAACTacgtcgcggcggcgctgacCATGTTCGCTCGGAAGAAGATCGCCATGATGGCCCTGGTGTCGCTGGGCAAGGCGGAGCTGAGGTTTCTGATGGAGCTCGTCGGAGAAGGGAGGCTCGCGACGGTGGTCGACTCGCGGCATCCGCtggagaaggcggcggaggcgtggGAGAAGAGCATGGGCGGCCATGCCACCGGGAAGATCATCGTGGAGATGTGA
- the LOC102705249 gene encoding uncharacterized protein LOC102705249 isoform X2: protein MGVTFAQVSRHYRHYKENWKIVERALNKSGNGFDATKCKLTISESEKACLKDRDRRLLAKPIKYFHEMQELFSGSNADGSLAIDQQTCMDVDSKSDNSDWEGMNDMASYPHPIDIAAEDSDTLPSPVGRKRTSSPDNCSPSTSRLGAKRARGVKSPSKKQPKPKSRLTDAAEKIGNTMDHLLKNLASAPPPPPVPQLSDPHATLWKRVEVLTITTNDKISVGKYLGRQENEGMRGFLTGSSDTTLETWVYQFLCKRDAGTLR, encoded by the exons ATGGGTGTAACATTTGCCCAAGTTTCCCGTCACTACAGACATTACAAAGAGAACTGGAAGATAGTTGAGAGGGCATTAAACAAGAGTGGAAATGGGTTTGATGCTACTAAGTGCAAATTGACTATATCAGAGTCTGAAAAGGCTTGCCTAAAA GATAGGGACAGGCGCCTACTTGCTAAGCCAATCAAATACTTTCATGAGATGCAAGAGCTTTTCTCAGGCAGCAATGCAGATGGTTCTCTTGCCATAGATCAGCAAACATGCATGGATGTTGATAGCAAATCTGATAACAGTGACTGGGAAGGGATGAATGATATGGCTAGTTATCCACATCCTATTGACATTGCTGCAGAAGACTCTGACACATTACCATCTCCTGTTGGTCGTAAGCGTACATCAAGCCCAGATAATTGCTCTCCTAGCACTTCTCGACTTGGTGCAAAGCGGGCAAGAGGAGTAAAGTCCCCAAGTAAGAAGCAACCAAAGCCTAAGAGTCGTCTCACAGATGCTGCTGAGAAAATTGGCAACACAATGGATCATTTGTTGAAGAATCTTGCTagtgctcctcctccacccccaGTGCCACAACTTTCTGACCCTCATGCTACATTGTGGAAAAGGGTAGAGGTCCTTACCATTACCACTAATGATAAAATTAGTGTTGGAAAATACCTGGGTCGCCAAGAAAATGAGGGAATGCGTGGATTTCTCACTGGTTCAAGTGACACAACACTAGAAACTTGGGTATACCAATTCTTATGTAAGCGAGATGCTGGGACACTGAGATAG